The proteins below are encoded in one region of Oncorhynchus clarkii lewisi isolate Uvic-CL-2024 chromosome 33, UVic_Ocla_1.0, whole genome shotgun sequence:
- the LOC139392844 gene encoding mucin-5AC-like isoform X1 has protein sequence MSRGFSEVQRPSTVSSVTEPMCVLTTEWVWFWEDEYGKWVQYPSIKEMHRLSSITSEDLEKRFQEDQSAVVKFTAGQQSYELSFREMTQKNKRYGTVRMVRRRPVFVSTADSRTNRTYNSSENFRDVPGFWDMSAIPDIGYKTVTLLSSDRDYQKVQRLFNNTMRGFQITSIEMVQNRDLWEVFQWKRDLMKKNNGGKNSKELHLFHGTDPKHVDAICRDNFDWRLCGTNGTTYGEGSYFARDAKYSHCFTSHSGVRSMFVCWVLVGDYTQGKSDLRRPPSKGEGNPTFYDSCVDNVLNPSIYVVFEKHQVYPEFLIRYDDGVMHLSSSAPALPKTVSIQSTYIVQYPASNQIQAAASAMLQNPRVPSTSTLSPSQAATTFSNPTNYFPPSRLPKPARTTLGFSQSAVIMKPAPSSQLVDTTLGQANWSYTPSFSKLPHKLITQASAPSRTPTTPASIPSRTPNNPSRTPTTSASTPSRTPTTPASTPSRTPSTPSRTPSTPSRTPTTPASTLFYAPTRPPSIPSRTLTPSASAPSRTLTPSASAPSRTLTPSASAPSRTLTPSASAPSRTLTPSASAPSRTLTPSASAPSRTLTPSASAPSRTLTPSASAPYRTLTPSASAPSRTLTPSASAPSRTLTPSASAPSRTLTPSASAPSRTLTPSASAPSRTLTPSASAPSHTLTPSASAPSRTLTPSASAPSRTLITPGTAHTRTLTRSSNPFRTLTTPASPPSRTLSRSTDTSSQAQTRSTTTTRTLSASSTSHPLSPSSSLSTPYHTLSHSSYTHTYTDSSTLSGFHHSTSSTTSDTSSTTITSSRVQELIKQFGGQSSTC, from the exons ATGAGCCGCGGATTCAGTGAAGTTCAACGTCCCTCCACAGTGTCCTCTGTGACCGAGCCCATGTGCGTACTCACCACAGAGTGGGTGTGGTTCTGGGAGGACGAGTACGGAAAATGGGTCCAGTACCCATCCATC AAAGAGATGCACAGATTGTCGTCCATCACCAGTGAAGACCTTGAGAAAAGGTTCCAGGAGGATCAAAGTGCTGTGGTGAAGTTCACTGCAGGCCAGCAGTCTTATGAGCTGAGTTTCAGAG AGATGACGCAAAAAAACAAAAGATACGGTACTGTAAGGATGGTCAGGCGTCGTCCTGTGTTTGTTTCAACTGCAGACAGCAG GACAAATAGAACATACAATTCCTCTGAGAATTTCAGAGATGTTCCTGGATTTTGGGACATGTCTGCCATACCTGACATTGGATATAAG ACAGTCACTCTTCTGAGTTCTGACAGGGACTATCAGAAGGTCCAGAGACTTTTCAACAACACCATGAGGGGCTTCCAGATCACCAGCATCGAGATGGTCCAAAACAGGGACCTCTGGGAAGTCTTCCAGTG GAAAAGAGATTTGATGAAGAAAAACAATGGGGGTAAAAACAGCAAGGAGCTACATCTCTTCCACGGAACGGACCCAAAACACGTAGACGCCATTTGCAGAGATAACTTCGACTGGAGGCTGTGTGGAACCAATGGAACTACGTATGGCGAAG GGAGTTACTTTGCCAGGGATGCCAAGTACTCACACTGCTTCACCAGCCACTCAGGAGTGAGGTCCATGTTTGTTTGTTGGGTGCTTGTTGGTGACTACACACAAGGGAAGTCGGACCTCCGTCGCCCCCCTTCAAAAGGCGAGGGAAATCCCACTTtctatgacagctgtgtggacaATGTCCTGAACCCATCCATATATGTGGTGTTTGAAAAGCACCAGGTGTACCCCGAGTTCCTCATCAGATATGATGATGGCGTCATGCACTTGTCCTCTTCGGCTCCAGCTCTACCAAAAACTGTCTCTATCCAATCCACTTACATAGTCCAATACCCAGCATCCAACCAGATTCAAGCAGCAGCTTCTGCTATGCTGCAAAACCCTCGAGTTCCATCCACTTCCACTTTGAGTCCATCTCAAGCAGCCACCACTTTCTCTAATCCAACCAATTATTTTCCCCCTTCACGTCTCCCAAAACCTGCCCGAACCACATTGGGATTCAGTCAATCTGCAGTCATCATGAAGCCAGCCCCAAGTTCTCAATTGGTGGATACCACCCTAGGCCAAGCTAATTGGTCTTACACTCCCTCATTCAGCAAACTCCCTCATAAACTCATTACCCAAGCCAGCGCCCCCTCTCGTACACCCACTACCCCAGCCAGTATCCCCTCTCGTACACCCAATAACCCCTCTCGTACACCCACAACCTCAGCTAGTACCCCCTCTCGTACACCCACAACCCCAGCCAGTACCCCCTCTCGTACACCCAGTACCCCCTCTCGTACACCCAGTACCCCCTCTCGTACACCCACAACCCCAGCCAGTACCCTGTTTTATGCACCCACTAGGCCACCCAGCATCCCCTCTCGCACACTTACTCCCTCAGCCAGTGCCCCCTCTCGCACACTTACTCCCTCAGCCAGTGCCCCCTCTCGCACACTTACTCCTTCAGCCAGTGCCCCCTCTCGCACACTTACTCCTTCAGCCAGTGCCCCCTCTCGCACACTTACTCCCTCAGCCAGTGCCCCCTCTCGCACACTTACTCCTTCAGCCAGTGCCCCCTCTCGCACACTTACTCCTTCAGCCAGTGCCCCCTCTCGCACACTTACTCCTTCAGCCAGTGCCCCCTATCGCACACTTACTCCTTCAGCCAGTGCCCCCTCTCGCACACTTACTCCTTCAGCCAGTGCCCCCTCTCGCACACTTACTCCTTCAGCCAGTGCCCCCTCTCGCACACTTACTCCTTCAGCCAGTGCCCCTTCTCGCACACTTACTCCCTCAGCCAGTGCCCCCTCTCGCACACTTACTCCCTCAGCCAGTGCCCCCTCTCACACACTTACTCCCTCAGCCAGTGCCCCCTCTCGCACACTTACTCCCTCAGCCAGTGCCCCTTCTCGCACACTCATTACCCCTGGCACTGCCCACACTCGCACACTCACTCGCTCAAGCAACCCCTTTCGCACACTCACTACCCCTGCCAGCCCCCCTTCTCGCACACTTTCCCGTTCAACTGACACATCCTCTCAGGCTCAAACCCGCTCAACGACTACTACTCGCACCCTCTCTGCCAGTAGTACCTCTCACCCACTATCCCCTTCATCCTCATTGAGCACACCTTACCAcacactttctcactcatcatacACCCACACTTACACAGACTCCTCCACACTCTCAGGGTTTCACCACTCCACATCGAGCACTACTTCTGACACATCTTCTACTACTATCACTTCATCTAGAGTGCAGGAGTTAATTAAACAATTTGGGGGTCAAAGTTCAACCTGTTGA
- the LOC139392844 gene encoding uncharacterized protein DKFZp434B061-like isoform X2, whose translation MHRLSSITSEDLEKRFQEDQSAVVKFTAGQQSYELSFREMTQKNKRYGTVRMVRRRPVFVSTADSRTNRTYNSSENFRDVPGFWDMSAIPDIGYKTVTLLSSDRDYQKVQRLFNNTMRGFQITSIEMVQNRDLWEVFQWKRDLMKKNNGGKNSKELHLFHGTDPKHVDAICRDNFDWRLCGTNGTTYGEGSYFARDAKYSHCFTSHSGVRSMFVCWVLVGDYTQGKSDLRRPPSKGEGNPTFYDSCVDNVLNPSIYVVFEKHQVYPEFLIRYDDGVMHLSSSAPALPKTVSIQSTYIVQYPASNQIQAAASAMLQNPRVPSTSTLSPSQAATTFSNPTNYFPPSRLPKPARTTLGFSQSAVIMKPAPSSQLVDTTLGQANWSYTPSFSKLPHKLITQASAPSRTPTTPASIPSRTPNNPSRTPTTSASTPSRTPTTPASTPSRTPSTPSRTPSTPSRTPTTPASTLFYAPTRPPSIPSRTLTPSASAPSRTLTPSASAPSRTLTPSASAPSRTLTPSASAPSRTLTPSASAPSRTLTPSASAPSRTLTPSASAPSRTLTPSASAPYRTLTPSASAPSRTLTPSASAPSRTLTPSASAPSRTLTPSASAPSRTLTPSASAPSRTLTPSASAPSHTLTPSASAPSRTLTPSASAPSRTLITPGTAHTRTLTRSSNPFRTLTTPASPPSRTLSRSTDTSSQAQTRSTTTTRTLSASSTSHPLSPSSSLSTPYHTLSHSSYTHTYTDSSTLSGFHHSTSSTTSDTSSTTITSSRVQELIKQFGGQSSTC comes from the exons ATGCACAGATTGTCGTCCATCACCAGTGAAGACCTTGAGAAAAGGTTCCAGGAGGATCAAAGTGCTGTGGTGAAGTTCACTGCAGGCCAGCAGTCTTATGAGCTGAGTTTCAGAG AGATGACGCAAAAAAACAAAAGATACGGTACTGTAAGGATGGTCAGGCGTCGTCCTGTGTTTGTTTCAACTGCAGACAGCAG GACAAATAGAACATACAATTCCTCTGAGAATTTCAGAGATGTTCCTGGATTTTGGGACATGTCTGCCATACCTGACATTGGATATAAG ACAGTCACTCTTCTGAGTTCTGACAGGGACTATCAGAAGGTCCAGAGACTTTTCAACAACACCATGAGGGGCTTCCAGATCACCAGCATCGAGATGGTCCAAAACAGGGACCTCTGGGAAGTCTTCCAGTG GAAAAGAGATTTGATGAAGAAAAACAATGGGGGTAAAAACAGCAAGGAGCTACATCTCTTCCACGGAACGGACCCAAAACACGTAGACGCCATTTGCAGAGATAACTTCGACTGGAGGCTGTGTGGAACCAATGGAACTACGTATGGCGAAG GGAGTTACTTTGCCAGGGATGCCAAGTACTCACACTGCTTCACCAGCCACTCAGGAGTGAGGTCCATGTTTGTTTGTTGGGTGCTTGTTGGTGACTACACACAAGGGAAGTCGGACCTCCGTCGCCCCCCTTCAAAAGGCGAGGGAAATCCCACTTtctatgacagctgtgtggacaATGTCCTGAACCCATCCATATATGTGGTGTTTGAAAAGCACCAGGTGTACCCCGAGTTCCTCATCAGATATGATGATGGCGTCATGCACTTGTCCTCTTCGGCTCCAGCTCTACCAAAAACTGTCTCTATCCAATCCACTTACATAGTCCAATACCCAGCATCCAACCAGATTCAAGCAGCAGCTTCTGCTATGCTGCAAAACCCTCGAGTTCCATCCACTTCCACTTTGAGTCCATCTCAAGCAGCCACCACTTTCTCTAATCCAACCAATTATTTTCCCCCTTCACGTCTCCCAAAACCTGCCCGAACCACATTGGGATTCAGTCAATCTGCAGTCATCATGAAGCCAGCCCCAAGTTCTCAATTGGTGGATACCACCCTAGGCCAAGCTAATTGGTCTTACACTCCCTCATTCAGCAAACTCCCTCATAAACTCATTACCCAAGCCAGCGCCCCCTCTCGTACACCCACTACCCCAGCCAGTATCCCCTCTCGTACACCCAATAACCCCTCTCGTACACCCACAACCTCAGCTAGTACCCCCTCTCGTACACCCACAACCCCAGCCAGTACCCCCTCTCGTACACCCAGTACCCCCTCTCGTACACCCAGTACCCCCTCTCGTACACCCACAACCCCAGCCAGTACCCTGTTTTATGCACCCACTAGGCCACCCAGCATCCCCTCTCGCACACTTACTCCCTCAGCCAGTGCCCCCTCTCGCACACTTACTCCCTCAGCCAGTGCCCCCTCTCGCACACTTACTCCTTCAGCCAGTGCCCCCTCTCGCACACTTACTCCTTCAGCCAGTGCCCCCTCTCGCACACTTACTCCCTCAGCCAGTGCCCCCTCTCGCACACTTACTCCTTCAGCCAGTGCCCCCTCTCGCACACTTACTCCTTCAGCCAGTGCCCCCTCTCGCACACTTACTCCTTCAGCCAGTGCCCCCTATCGCACACTTACTCCTTCAGCCAGTGCCCCCTCTCGCACACTTACTCCTTCAGCCAGTGCCCCCTCTCGCACACTTACTCCTTCAGCCAGTGCCCCCTCTCGCACACTTACTCCTTCAGCCAGTGCCCCTTCTCGCACACTTACTCCCTCAGCCAGTGCCCCCTCTCGCACACTTACTCCCTCAGCCAGTGCCCCCTCTCACACACTTACTCCCTCAGCCAGTGCCCCCTCTCGCACACTTACTCCCTCAGCCAGTGCCCCTTCTCGCACACTCATTACCCCTGGCACTGCCCACACTCGCACACTCACTCGCTCAAGCAACCCCTTTCGCACACTCACTACCCCTGCCAGCCCCCCTTCTCGCACACTTTCCCGTTCAACTGACACATCCTCTCAGGCTCAAACCCGCTCAACGACTACTACTCGCACCCTCTCTGCCAGTAGTACCTCTCACCCACTATCCCCTTCATCCTCATTGAGCACACCTTACCAcacactttctcactcatcatacACCCACACTTACACAGACTCCTCCACACTCTCAGGGTTTCACCACTCCACATCGAGCACTACTTCTGACACATCTTCTACTACTATCACTTCATCTAGAGTGCAGGAGTTAATTAAACAATTTGGGGGTCAAAGTTCAACCTGTTGA
- the LOC139393170 gene encoding protein mono-ADP-ribosyltransferase PARP12-like, which yields MDTTALIYKVLCAHNGSFELGELRANISTMEDDLESVLGNQEMFTRAVSKGNKLIVAKTKMRLCRANGCSGCSNLHLCKLYLYGTCPSNERQGCRLCHELTSEHNIRVLREHYLEELDRKELCTLLLQNDNALLPPVCFTYNKGSGEYGYCPDKGSCRRLHVCQRYITGTCAAEVDCDRSHDFYEPHPLNTLQQRGVPNELVASMLSTYCNIQAIGHTNDASNTLCKKYSDDCLLKSKALPSHWDKSSVPETGFKRVALQSSSAEHKNILDLFHQTMTGFSVKTIERVQNRILWEVFSWQGDVMRKANAGKGNEKQLFHGTDSKHVDAICLQNIAWRMGGTQGTPYGQGSYFSKDAKFSHSYTSQSGVRSMFVCRVLVGNYTQGHSSYLCPPSKDGSHTISYDSCVDDIYNPSVFVVVGKHQVYPEYLIQYREGSRPGTYVPPPNFVQNQSHHNMHWTSIPVMLCSPVTPVLPNNARFRSPCPTGQRTPRPTLTHASAQFGSLNSVTHPLFQSGLMTYVSPPPPWVGSMTSIPHTPPSRTRRSQFTKMKAKSKSMASLDNL from the exons ATGGATACAacagctctgatctacaaggtaCTCTGTGCCCATAATGGGTCCTTTGAGCTGGGAGAATTGCGTGCCAACATTAGCACGATGGAAGATGACCTGGAAAGTGTTTTAGGGAATCAGGAGATGTTTACCAGGGCTGTCTCGAAGGGAAACAAACTGATAGTTGCCAAGACGAAGATGAGGTTATGCAGAGCTAATGGATGTAGTGGCTGCAGCAATTTACACCTGTGTAAGCTTTATCTGTATGGAACATGTCCATCCAATGAGAG ACAAGGATGCCGTCTCTGCCATGAGCTGACGTCAGAGCACAACATCAGAGTCCTGAGAGAGCATTACCTGGAGGAACTGGACAGGAAGGAGCTGTGTACATTACTGCTGCAGAATGACAACGCCCTTTTACCCCCA GTTTGCTTCACATACAACAAAGGTAGTGGAGAGTACGGTTACTGTCCTGACAAAGGGAGCTGCAGAAGACTCCACGTCTGTCAGCGCTACATTACAGGAACCTGTGCTGCAGAGGTGGACTGTGACAGGTCTCACGACTTCTACGAGCCCCACCCACTCAACACCCTGCAGCAGAGGGGAGTACCTAATGAACTGGTGGCATCCATGTTGTCCACCTACTGCAACATCCAGGCAATCGGGCATACTAATGATGCTAGTAACACACTTTG CAAAAAATACTCTGATGACTGCCTGCTGAAATCCAAAGCTTTACCCAGTCACTGGGATAAATCTTCAGTACCTGAAACTGGATTCAAG AGGGTTGCTCTGCAGAGTTCCTCAGCTGAGCACAAGAATATTCTGGATCTTTTCCACCAAACTATGACTGGCTTCAGTGTGAAGACTATTGAGAGGGTGCAGAATCGGATCCTGTGGGAGGTCTTTTCGTG GCAAGGAGATGTGATGAGAAAGGCAAATGCAGGGAAAGGGAATGAGAAGCAGCTCTTCCATGGAACAGACTCTAAACACGTGGATGCTATATGCCTGCAGAACATAGCCTGGAGGATGGGTGGAACACAAGGAACGCCCTATGGGCAAG GAAGCTACTTTTCTAAGGATGCCAAGTTCTCCCACAGCTACACCAGCCAGTCAGGAGTCAGGTCCATGTTTGTTTGTCGTGTGCTGGTGGGAAACTACACACAAGGACACTCCAGCTACCTCTGCCCCCCCTCAAAAGATGGAAGTCACACCATCTcctatgacagctgtgtggatgATATCTACAACCCCTCTGTATTTGTGGTGGTCGGGAAGCATCAGGTTTACCCAGAGTACCTTATTCAGTACAGGGAAGGGTCCAGGCCTGGGACTTATGTTCCACCACCTAACTTTGTTCAAAACCAGAGCCACCACAACATGCACTGGACATCTATTCCAGTCATGCTATGCTCACCAGTCACCCCTGTGCTGCCCAACAATGCAAGGTTTAGATCGCCTTGCCCAACAGGACAGAGAACCCCCAGACCTACCTTGACACATGCTTCTGCACAGTTTGGCTCCCTGAACTCCGTGACACATCCATTGTTTCAGTCAGGTCTGATGACTTatgtctctcctccaccaccctgGGTCGGCTCTATGACCTCCATACCACACACACCTCCATCAAGGACAAGAAGATCACAGTTTACTAAAATGAAAGCAAAAAGTAAATCTATGGCATCACTAGATAATCTATAA